Genomic window (Magnolia sinica isolate HGM2019 chromosome 6, MsV1, whole genome shotgun sequence):
tctctctctctctctctctctccaaagaaAATAACGAGTAAGGTAGTAAGGAAGAGATGGAAACATGCACCAGCTTTTGATAACTTgaacatcttttttcttttctttttttcttttgtttaagaAATAAGGAGTGTGGAGCAGCGGAGTGGTGCACAATGTTAGAAAGTGAGGACATTCCATATTCTAAAGATGCTAACTAACTGACAGAAATGAATTCCACGTACTGTGACAGTGTTATTATTAAATAAAAGAAAACGGAAGCAAGCCTAACAATAGCTTAGTAAAGCAGAGAAAGGAGGGATAGACTTCTAATTATGGCATTAATGATTTTCTCCTCAATACCAGAACTCAAGACTGCCTCCGTGTTAGGCAGCAACATTTTCAAGCATATATCTTAATTTCTCTTATTTTAAGAAAAAACTATATAAAATAAGAAGAGGCAAGAGAGAAATCTGATGAACCAAAGAAATTGAGTTGGACAAGTTGATTTCTCCAAGCATATTAAAATAAGAAGAGAGGAGATGAGGAGAGCATCTTACGTCTGTTAACAGCAGGCGTTTTAGGGTTCTCATTGCCTCCTCCTCTAACTGATGCCATGCAGTCACTTGGGTTGTTCTGTTCGAGCATCAAGCTTGGAGTTGGCGGCGTAGAGATCTCTTCCTGAACAAACCGATTAACAGTACCATcaagataacaaaaataaaactaAGGAAATAGTGCATTCTTGATAATGGCAAaagacattttaaaaaaaaaaggaatatagCGAGTCCTCTCGAAAAGAGTCTATATATGCATTTGTTGCTTGGGTGTTAAGCTCTTTAgataattttcttctttcttaataAAATTTACTTGATTATACCCACAACATATCCGAGATAAATGGCTCAGTTAACCCATTTTACCAACAGATTCTGCGACGGAGAGAAGAAGGAGTGGCCGAGAGGAAGCTGGTTCGCCGCAGGCAGAAGCAAGCCGCGCATGTTGACAGAGAGGAGGTTGCTACAATGTCCACATCGAACGGTAACCGTCTTGAACAAGCTGGTGCAAGGAACACTCACCTGCCATTGCACAAAaccagtgagagagagagagagagagagagaattagttTAAGTTGGGAAAGAGAAGGTGGAATGTATTTTAAAGATGATTTTTCATGTGAAAAAAATGAAGAGAGGAAGATGTACCGCGAGGACTGTGTCGCAAAGGTTGCAATGGACGTAACAGAGCTGCTCGGAAGGTGGGAGTTGGTCCATTGGAAAGGGAGAGGAGGAGGACATGTTTGGCTgactttgatttgatttgatatgATTTTGATTGGTGATTGATTGTTTAACAACCTTCGTATCCAATCTTGATGatttgaagggagagagagggacaaagagagagaaagagagagatatagCTACTACTAGAGGAATGGAGTAGAGAATGCTACCCCAAGTGGTTGGTGTGGTTGTTGTATGGATGTATGTGAAATGTTTATGTATAACCCATATGCATGTGGGGGCTTGGTAGCTGGTTGTTTACATACACCAGATGTGAGATGGATGAGAAAGTTGAGTGGTTGGCATTCCctatgaggagagagagagatagagagagagagagaaagagagagagtgagagagagcagGGGCGGCAGAGGTGGGGGAGAGGTGCTAGAAAGGGACGTTTGCATGGGCCGATTACCTTTCCCTCCTTCACCTGTTGTTTTCGTAGTAATGAGTGTGGCGGGCTTTCTTGCTTTCCGAATCCCTGTCTCCTGTTCTAAACCCGCGGGTAATAGACCAAGGCCCCCGCCCTCCTCTCCCTACTCGCGTGAGTACCTACTCCAATCCCATATCCCTAACACGTGCCAACTTATTAACCCTTCTAcaaatcccctccgtccatcctgTGGAGCAGATGTCCTAAATCCTTTCTTGAAAAAATCGACTCTCTTCGTTCTTAAGATGAATAACAACATTACTTTAAATAAAAACCGTCACTCAATTATCCGTAcatatgtgacccacctgaatacTGTCCCCTCTGACTTACATGCGTTCTGTACACCACCACACGAACGACCAGGATCATTCACTCACGTGCGACTTGGCACGCATTTGAGAGTAAGATTCGGTTGAATGTTTGCCGCGAGTAGCTATCTCGGTTCTCAAGGAAGTGGGAAAATATAAAAGTATTAAATGAAAGGAGGTAACTTTTTATTTACCGATTTGACCACACCCTATCTCCGTAACAAAAGACAGGCACAGATACCCTTTTTAGCCCCTTCTTAACACCTTTGTCCTTTCCTAATTTCCAGCTTCTTTAGGGTTGGCTATGTTCTACGAGACCATGGTAGACCATACGCATGCACATATCTAATATACAATTGCATGTCCTTtcctaatccacaccgtccaaatctcCGTACCTGATATGGACAAGGCGTACCCATTAATTAAATTGATCACatgatcccatccatccaatcaaTTTCCACAATGAAAGAGTGAGGAATCAACGGTTATAAACCTTCGGCCAGTTTTAGGTGACATACCATTAACAGTGCAGGCCAATGTTTTAAAGTGTCTTGGTTAACGTAAATATACGACTGACGTTTGCATGTTTGTGGTCCACCTTTCTCTACTTAGAATATAGTATAAtttctcattttatttatttatttttatttttattttttctcaattTAGATTGAGAAAAATATTAACATGTGTGCGAATGTTCACGGTCCTTTCGCGTTCGGGAAAGCCACTGTACACGTGGCGAAAAAGTCCCTTATATTAACGCATATCAAATCGTAGAGCCTACTTTAGATGGGGCACACCCCAAAATCAAATCGATTGGGTGATCCTGACCGTGATTTTCCATTTGAACAATTGATTTGATCACCACCATTGCAACAGTTAGAACCACTATTGTTCAATCTACACTGTAGCCCACTGTTTTCACGGTTTGGATCAATGCAAATACATGCCACGTCAACAGTGTCGTGTGTAGAAACCCCATCCCAGCGCATCAAACAACTAGCCGTATAAAATTTAAATACTAATCAAGATGGTATCTTCTACTTCCACGTGCGAAGAGCCCTAGACGTCCACACGCGGGCACACATACAactatgaaacacgtatataatATCTGTGCTTTCCAAAAGGTTCAAAGTAATACTTAGATCTTCTTCATAAAAACATAAGATAATTTAGATCTTCAGGTGGGACAcaattttcaaagtaaatggacggttATTTTTTAACAACATTATTTTGATATGTCATGGTCCAACTGGGACCCACTTGGGGGGCGTGAATGTCCTTCTCTTCAGGAAGATCTAaatagtgtagcccacctgatgaaaagctCAGATATCACGCTAACATTATCACACATATGAAGGCGCGTGGATGTGTAGGTCTCCCACAAGCGTCTTGACATTAGCTAACATCCTAAGTCCTGACCAGATGCTTCTCCATCCATGCCTAGGGTTTCCGTGGTGGAGTTATGATACTCGGCTGCATATGAAACTTGATACACAGGTACTCAGTTTTGTATACTTGCCATACATGAACTCAAATAAAACTGACTAGATTGGATTATGGAGCCCACTGACTTCATGTCCCAATCCCATTGATTGAACCACCATAAccactgattcgtggacacttgtttttgtGGAAATAAGAcgtttggatatttttcattttcaaccgtccaataaacgtCCACACCAATCCGATAATTCAGTAATCaaataaatttaggttttggtttatgataAATCTACATCGGATAACAAAATTTGGACAGTTTGTTCTGACTaagtatatgccacgtgtacaatttctaagtgcctgcgtatcatccatcccaatctgccagagtatcaaagttgttTCTCTTCCACGGAGACATGAAGCTCCCTGGAATATACAGctgccattctctctctctcaatcacgGAAAACGAACACCGTCCACAAACGAGCGAGCATCCTTTCAATTCCGTAACGTGGAACGCGCACCGACGTATGCAGGCACTTCTGCTGGGAGCGTCGTCGTCTCGGGAGAAACTAAAGCCTGCAGCTAAATCTTGCCAAATAGAGACGTTTTTCCGAAAATGACCCTTGACTTTTGCAAAAATCCACGATTCTTCCTTAGATGTTTCCTTGTCGGtttcttcttttccttgtttTTAAGGACACGAAGTTTTGCCCCTGGAATTATTTGGGTAAACGCTGGAGATGAAGGTTCCGGACTCCGAGAATCGCTGTTTCCACATCCCCTGTCTCCAAGGGCCAAAGACGTTCTCTACACGTGACTACGTGGCACATGTATGAAGAATCAGGGATGTTTGTTTCATGATCATTCATTCCTTAGCACTTACACGAGTCGGTTCATGTATGAGGTGGTCAGTAACGcctggaagcggattaggtgcggcctgaccgtggggcccaccttgatgtatgcattgtatatccacgctgtccgtccgttttactggctcattttatggaatgagacgaaaaatgaagaagatccaaatctcaggtggaccacaccatgcgggaaagagtggtgattaaaCGACCACCATTAATAACATCCGAGGGCCCACCGgaatgtaatgtttgtttgccatccaacctgttgataaagccccactgacctggatgaacggaaaagacaaatatcagctcgatccaagccttttgtagcccatgagaagtttttaaggtTTAATCACCAATTTCTCCTGCTTTGTGGTGTACCTGACATCTGGATCagcttaatttttaggctcatatttTAATATGGTCGATCGGGGAAAACAGATAGACGGtggtatatacaatacatatgtcaaggtgggtcccacgtttaGGGCCGCACCCTGTTGGGTGAAGCCACCCACCAAAGCcaagggggtgtttggtgcatggcattgggaaggattaggttggatgggattcaaaaaaacataattgtccctgttaccatgggataagcttaattccatgttatgtttgtaatacggtggtacattgaatggatatacccactatcatttgaaactattgaaaataacacatatatgttatatccaaaccgttcatctgttttgcaacctcattttatagcatgggcctaaaaataaggcagatccaaaactaatgtggccccaaagaagttttcaacggtaggtattcaatccccgctgctttctatggtagggtccacttgagctgtagatctacctgatcttttcgcccatgctctaaaatgatttcgaaaaacggatggacggtgtagatatagcccacacatcatggtgggacctaaacaacttgctaacattgagtggaattggcacgagacccaatgcaattccaactaatctaattccaagcttttccattcttcccaaacattgaatGGCATAAGacgaaatgcaattccatcccacctaatcccatctaattctATGCGTCAAACGGCCCTTTAAGGGATTTTGACCCTACTAGTCCTGTGGAATGATGTAATTCCAAAATGACTTTACTTTCCGTGAGTGATACTTCTTTTCCCTCGGTTTGAGAATTTTTATTCTTCTTGGATGAAACTATCCTTCTCCACCACCTGTTGCATCATACAGCTTTgacctaaaaaaaaataaaaatgcttagGCTCATCCCTTACATGATATAAGGCATACTTAAACATTGGAGGGCattgatttcattttcatccaaaacttctgtggtcccaatAGAGATAATTGTGGCCTTTCTCTATTATACTGTTTCTTCTGGTGCATTACATCTCAGATGCCTTTTTCTTCGATTCTTGGGCTTATGCTATGAAATTATGTTTCCAACCTAATGATCGAAGAAGATTTCAATGAAGATCAACTGTAACACccatattttttaaataaaatttaattttaaaaatttaaaatttaattttgagTGAGAGAGATCGGCCAATCTCATCATATCACTCCTCTTATATATCTCTCTTTATCCAAACTCTTCATCGTATCTCGTAGTCTCCCAACAAACATTCTCTCTTAAAAAGGGAGTGTGAAAGTGAGAGTcttaccaattttttttttttagaaaaaagcttgaagaaaaaaaaaaaaacgaaagataAAGTGGGAAAGAGTTTTTCCAATTCATCTATTCTGGTTAGTATAAtgatttttttcatttgttttctttCTACAATAGTTTACTTCGGCATTGATTTATACATTAGACGGATTGGATTAATCAAACTTCAATTGTGTATGTCTAATTCATCCATGTGAAAAGGTACACTGATGAGCATGGTTTTAAGGCTAATGTGCAGAAGGTGAAATTTTCATATGATGGACAACAATCGATATGATCTATACAGATCATGGGTTTTCTAAGAGTCAATTATGTAATAATTTTAAGAATTAGATTTATTCGACACCTCAATGGACTGTACCGATTATAAATTTACCAAGGTTCTTCCTTAATCTAAAGAAATTGAATTAATACTAAAAGAGTAATTATTTGCGCGAGCTACAACTTAGTATAGAGAATTATATGATATAATTTGAAATATATGATTAAATCATCAACATTCATTAGATtcttaagaataaaataaattaaaatcttaaattccAAACTGATTAGACTATTATATCGGACGCATCGATCTAAAGAAATTGTAGATAATGAATCATATGTTGATTTATTATATGGAACCATTAAATGGTTAAGATCTAACTCGATCTGGACCAACTATCAAAATCCGGATATCAGATGATGATAACATCCAGATTTAATGATCGATCTAACCATCTAGTGGGCCGCATTGACTAATCAATGTGATCATTAAGAATTGTAATTAATTACGGTAGGGATGATCGAATAATCAAAATGATCATCGGTTGTCCCTTAAAATTGATCAAGTGACAATCAATAATTGACCTTGATCCATCTACCAAAGCTAATTCGAACATTAAATTATCAAAGTAAATAAATCCCCTAAAATTCATGTAAATTATCACAAACTgcataaaaatttagaatttcagGGTTAAAATAGAATTTTTCGTAAAGTCAGGGGGTTCTAgtataatatttcaaaatatttaaaaatgcAGCCTGAACTTTTAGGACTGTTATTGAAAACAGCCCGAATCTGAAAAAATTTTAGGGGGA
Coding sequences:
- the LOC131248341 gene encoding protein YABBY 4-like, which codes for MSSSSPFPMDQLPPSEQLCYVHCNLCDTVLAVSVPCTSLFKTVTVRCGHCSNLLSVNMRGLLLPAANQLPLGHSFFSPSQNLLEEISTPPTPSLMLEQNNPSDCMASVRGGGNENPKTPAVNRPPEKRQRVPSAYNRFIKDEIQRIKAGNPDITHREAFSAAAKNWAHFPHIHFGLMPDQTVKKNNVRQQEEENVLMKDGFLSTANMGFTPY